The following coding sequences are from one Capsicum annuum cultivar UCD-10X-F1 chromosome 3, UCD10Xv1.1, whole genome shotgun sequence window:
- the LOC107853614 gene encoding chlorophyllase-2, protein MVITCSSSFSTTSTTSTAIFDIGNYSTKLLNIESQSRTYNSSLPLPPKPLLIATPSEAGNFPVVLFLHGYLLYNSFYSQLMQHISSHGFIVVAPQLYSLEGADTTKEIKSIAEITNWLAEGLHNFLPSQVEPNLKKLALAGHSRGGKAAFALVLGKVANVSTKLKFSALIGIDPVDGMDKGNQTPPPVLTYIPRSFNLDMAVLVIGSGLGEVKKNPLFPACAPKGVNHRDFYNECCRPACYFVAKDYGHVDMLDDETKGVRGKATYCLCKNGKCREPMRRFVGGIVVAFLEAYLEGNSSDLMAIKDGCVALPVELQDVDFLV, encoded by the exons ATGGTGATAACTTGTTCTTCCTCCTTCTCTACTACTTCTACTACTTCTACAGCTATTTTTGATATTGGAAACTATTCAACTAAGCTATTGAATATTGAGTCACAATCACGCACCTATAATtcttctcttcctcttcctccaaAGCCACTCTTGATTGCAACCCCATCAGAAGCAGGAAACTTTCCAGTAGTTTTATTCCTTCATGGCTATCTTCTTTACAATTCCTTTTACTCTCAGCTTATGCAACATATCTCTTCTCATGGCTTCATTGTTGTGGCTCCTCAG TTGTATTCGCTGGAAGGAGCAGATACAACCAAGGAAATAAAATCCATTGCTGAAATCACGAACTGGTTAGCTGAAGGATTACACAATTTTCTTCCATCTCAAGTTGAGCCAAACTTGAAAAAGCTCGCGCTAGCTGGCCATAGCCGTGGGGGAAAAGCTGCATTTGCTCTAGTTCTTGGCAAAGTTGCTAATGTTTCAACCAAACTGAAATTCTCAGCACTAATAGGCATTGATCCTGTTGATGGAATGGACAAAGGAAACCAGACTCCTCCACCCGTCCTCACCTACATTCCTCGGTCCTTCAATCTAGATATGGCGGTTTTGGTAATAGGCTCGGGTCTAGGAGAAGTAAAGAAGAATCCTCTGTTTCCTGCTTGTGCCCCGAAGGGAGTTAATCATCGTGATTTCTATAACGAATGTTGCAGGCCGGCGTGTTACTTTGTAGCAAAGGATTATGGACATGTTGATATGCTAGATGATGAAACTAAAGGGGTTAGAGGTAAGGCGACTTATTGTTTGTGCAAGAATGGTAAGTGTAGAGAGCCTATGAGGAGGTTTGTTGGAGGAATAGTGGTTGCTTTCTTGGAAGCTTATTTGGAAGGGAACTCAAGTGACTTAATGGCTATTAAGGATGGATGTGTTGCACTACCTGTAGAGCTCCAAGATGTTGATTTTCTTGTGTAG